A section of the Prochlorococcus marinus XMU1402 genome encodes:
- the dnaJ gene encoding molecular chaperone DnaJ, which yields MADFYQILGVSRDADADTLKRAYRKLARQYHPDVNKEPGAEDKFKEIGKAYEALADPETRARYDQFGEAGLGGAAGMPDMGDMGGFADLFETFFNGFGGQNPQGGRTQRRGPQQGDDLRYDLNVEFKDAIFGQQREIKIPHLETCEVCKGTGAKPGTGPKTCSTCGGSGQVRRATRTPFGNFTQVAECPSCNGTGQIIADPCLSCGGNGVKQVRKKLRINIPAGVDTGTKLRVSGEGNVGLKGGPPGDLYVFIKVKNDSKLKRDGVTISSEIAVNYLQAILGDTVQITTVDGNVNLKIPSGTQPNTTLSLENKGVPRLGNPVARGNHEVLVKVKLPTRITDEERKLLESLASQYSDKNINSSSGLFSKLFGKES from the coding sequence ATGGCTGATTTTTACCAAATACTTGGAGTTTCAAGAGATGCTGATGCGGATACCTTAAAAAGGGCTTATAGAAAATTAGCAAGGCAATATCATCCTGATGTAAATAAAGAACCAGGTGCTGAAGATAAATTTAAAGAAATTGGCAAGGCTTACGAAGCATTAGCCGATCCTGAAACAAGAGCTAGATATGATCAGTTTGGAGAAGCCGGCCTTGGCGGTGCAGCTGGAATGCCTGATATGGGTGATATGGGCGGATTTGCAGATTTATTTGAAACTTTTTTTAATGGCTTTGGTGGACAAAATCCACAGGGAGGGAGAACTCAAAGAAGAGGCCCTCAACAAGGAGATGATTTAAGGTATGACCTTAATGTTGAATTTAAAGATGCAATATTTGGTCAACAAAGAGAAATTAAAATTCCTCATCTTGAGACATGTGAAGTCTGTAAAGGGACAGGTGCTAAACCAGGAACAGGTCCAAAAACTTGTTCTACATGTGGAGGAAGTGGACAAGTTAGACGAGCTACAAGAACACCTTTTGGTAATTTCACACAAGTAGCTGAATGTCCTTCATGTAATGGAACAGGTCAGATAATTGCAGATCCATGCTTAAGTTGCGGTGGTAATGGAGTAAAGCAAGTCAGAAAAAAATTAAGAATTAATATTCCCGCAGGAGTTGATACCGGTACTAAATTAAGAGTTTCTGGAGAGGGAAATGTCGGTTTGAAAGGGGGTCCACCAGGAGACCTTTATGTTTTTATCAAGGTTAAAAATGATTCAAAACTTAAAAGAGATGGTGTGACTATTTCCTCAGAAATAGCTGTAAATTATTTACAAGCTATTCTAGGTGACACTGTTCAAATTACTACAGTTGACGGAAATGTTAATTTAAAAATTCCAAGTGGAACTCAGCCAAATACAACTCTTTCACTTGAGAACAAAGGAGTACCTAGACTTGGTAATCCAGTTGCTAGAGGAAATCATGAAGTCCTAGTAAAGGTAAAATTACCAACTCGTATAACTGACGAAGAACGAAAACTTTTAGAGAGTTTAGCTTCTCAATATTCAGATAAAAATATAAATTCTAGTAGTGGACTATTTAGTAAATTATTTGGCAAAGAATCTTAA
- the murB gene encoding UDP-N-acetylmuramate dehydrogenase: MNKKFFSKKCNLSNYTTIKVGGVAEYFAEPRNLEEFFYLIKWANLNKQKCQIIGAGSNLLINDIFIKGIVICTKKMKSLTIEPYSGIVEAEAGVMLPTLSNALAKNGLQGGEWAVGIPGTLGGAIYMNAGTGNLSLAKNLISVKVINNKTHEKLEIEKKDINFEYRFSSFQGNDLTIVGARLHFEPNGNLKQLIQTTKNNLKLKTETQPYHQPSFGSVFKNPENNYAAKLIDDMGLKGFKIGGAEISSLHSNFIINNSSASSKDIYELITVIQQKVLQNKGIYLQPEVRMIGFDYPN; the protein is encoded by the coding sequence ATGAATAAAAAGTTTTTTTCTAAGAAATGTAATCTAAGTAATTATACAACCATAAAAGTGGGAGGAGTAGCTGAATATTTTGCTGAGCCAAGAAATTTAGAGGAATTTTTTTATCTAATAAAATGGGCCAATTTAAACAAACAAAAATGCCAAATAATTGGCGCAGGTTCAAATCTTTTAATAAATGATATTTTCATAAAAGGTATAGTTATATGTACAAAAAAAATGAAGTCATTAACAATAGAACCATATTCGGGAATTGTTGAAGCGGAAGCCGGGGTAATGCTCCCAACATTATCTAATGCTCTTGCTAAGAATGGATTACAAGGAGGTGAATGGGCTGTAGGAATTCCAGGAACATTAGGAGGAGCAATTTATATGAATGCTGGTACAGGTAATTTATCGCTTGCAAAAAATCTTATTTCCGTAAAAGTTATAAATAATAAAACTCATGAAAAACTTGAAATTGAAAAAAAAGATATCAATTTTGAGTATAGATTCAGCTCTTTTCAAGGCAATGATTTGACAATAGTTGGTGCAAGACTACATTTTGAGCCTAATGGAAATCTCAAACAATTAATTCAAACAACCAAAAATAACCTTAAATTAAAAACAGAAACACAGCCATATCATCAACCAAGTTTTGGTAGTGTGTTTAAAAATCCTGAAAATAATTATGCAGCAAAATTAATTGATGATATGGGTTTAAAGGGATTTAAAATTGGCGGTGCTGAAATTTCTTCATTACATTCAAATTTTATAATTAATAATTCTTCAGCAAGTTCAAAAGATATTTATGAATTAATAACTGTAATTCAACAAAAAGTACTACAAAACAAAGGAATTTATTTGCAACCGGAAGTAAGAATGATTGGTTTTGACTATCCTAATTAA
- a CDS encoding sulfurtransferase TusA family protein, with the protein MTSLKHLDLKSVPCPLNIVKIKLALEKLSKNELLIVELDKGEPEEMVLNNLKEMGCLFKQIKENEKFIKIKILNEN; encoded by the coding sequence ATGACTTCTTTAAAACATTTGGATCTTAAATCTGTTCCATGTCCTTTAAATATTGTCAAAATTAAATTGGCGTTAGAGAAGTTATCCAAAAATGAACTACTTATAGTTGAACTAGATAAAGGTGAACCAGAAGAAATGGTATTAAATAATTTAAAAGAAATGGGATGTTTGTTTAAACAAATCAAAGAAAATGAAAAATTTATAAAAATAAAAATATTGAATGAAAACTAG
- the rsgA gene encoding ribosome small subunit-dependent GTPase A yields MKTSCKHLGLVTKKFNDFFLVDLKNQENFVNSERFLCKVKKSINFKDQLIYVGDKVVIDSIDLKSKRAVITSLKKRKNLLARPSVANISNIYITFSVKEPELNLSQVNRFLISAESMGVEVSLVLTKCDLISDTRRSYLLDKFENWGYQAITLNLQKSYYFRNLLAELKQKESSIFMGPSGVGKTTLLNMIIPGLKNSTAPVSSKIKRGKNTTRNVELFSISNQSYIVDTPGFNMQPLEVDIRLLPNLYSEIYKQVIDEGIRCKFRNCLHVNDEGCNLNKSFERYSFYKQMIESSKSHYSQNQED; encoded by the coding sequence ATGAAAACTAGTTGTAAACATTTAGGTTTAGTTACAAAAAAATTTAATGATTTTTTTTTAGTTGACTTGAAAAATCAAGAAAACTTTGTAAATAGTGAAAGATTTTTATGTAAAGTGAAGAAGTCTATAAATTTCAAAGATCAATTAATTTATGTTGGAGATAAAGTAGTAATTGACAGTATTGATCTTAAAAGCAAACGCGCAGTAATAACAAGTCTAAAAAAAAGAAAAAATTTATTAGCTAGACCTTCAGTTGCAAATATTTCTAATATATATATAACTTTTTCCGTTAAAGAGCCAGAATTAAATTTATCTCAAGTGAATAGGTTTTTGATATCAGCAGAATCAATGGGTGTTGAAGTGTCATTAGTTTTGACAAAGTGTGATTTAATTTCAGATACAAGAAGATCTTACTTACTTGATAAATTTGAGAATTGGGGTTATCAAGCAATAACTTTAAATTTGCAGAAATCTTATTATTTTAGAAATTTGTTAGCTGAGTTAAAGCAAAAAGAGTCTTCAATATTTATGGGCCCATCAGGAGTCGGAAAAACTACTTTGCTGAATATGATAATTCCAGGCCTTAAAAATAGTACTGCTCCAGTTTCCAGTAAAATTAAAAGAGGGAAAAATACTACTCGAAATGTTGAGTTATTTTCCATATCAAATCAAAGTTACATTGTGGACACTCCTGGTTTTAATATGCAACCTTTAGAGGTTGATATTAGGTTACTACCAAATCTTTATTCAGAAATATATAAACAAGTAATTGATGAAGGAATTAGATGTAAATTTCGCAATTGCTTACATGTGAATGATGAAGGCTGTAATTTAAATAAATCTTTTGAAAGATATTCTTTTTATAAACAAATGATCGAGTCTTCTAAGAGTCACTATTCTCAAAACCAGGAAGATTAA
- a CDS encoding YbaB/EbfC family nucleoid-associated protein — translation MAGFGLPNFGQLTEAFKKAKQIQQDAQKLQDELENMEIEGKSDDEMIKVWISGNQLPLKVEVQENILNSDKEKIEQNILQAIQKAHELSTTTMKERMNDLTGGLNLNLPGFENSDS, via the coding sequence ATGGCGGGTTTTGGACTTCCTAACTTTGGACAACTTACAGAAGCTTTTAAAAAAGCTAAACAAATTCAACAAGATGCTCAAAAATTACAAGATGAACTTGAAAATATGGAGATTGAAGGAAAAAGCGATGATGAAATGATAAAAGTCTGGATAAGTGGCAACCAACTTCCTTTAAAGGTAGAAGTGCAAGAAAATATTTTAAATTCAGATAAAGAAAAAATAGAGCAAAACATCTTACAAGCTATTCAAAAAGCTCATGAATTATCTACTACAACTATGAAAGAAAGGATGAATGATTTGACTGGTGGATTAAATCTTAATCTTCCTGGTTTTGAGAATAGTGACTCTTAG
- the murC gene encoding UDP-N-acetylmuramate--L-alanine ligase, protein MDKELIPKNHFHFIGVGGIGMSALAIGLLKKGYSVSGSDLVKNNETKKLEKLGAIIFSSQIKQNIKFITSKFNNKLINFVVSTAIKPENEELSYCRKKNFSVKHRSEILAMLMQSYTSLAVAGSHGKTSTSTFLSTLLELCTHSSSSITGGIIPIYNSNCHLEDTKFLVAEVDESDGTISQYKSNIGIINNIDFDHCDHFSNLGEVISSFNNFAKNSKKLLINFDCEITRNNFYSENKWSNTTPINVAYALIPTEINISHTIGKYYENGNFISTINIPVPGLHNLSNITAAIAASRMIGIDFLKIKENIKYLKLPKKRFEFRGQIDERNLYDDYAHHPNEIKETIKLGRLFIKPKNNNKLHKSRLIAIFQPHRYSRAKQFSKEFAEELSKADIIYVTSIYGAGEINEDNITSKIITDLIYRKNKNVSFINNYYEITKNFYELTQKGDLILNMGAGDCHNFWSILNEKNNT, encoded by the coding sequence TTGGATAAAGAATTAATACCGAAAAATCATTTTCATTTTATTGGGGTTGGAGGTATTGGAATGTCAGCACTTGCAATTGGTTTACTGAAAAAAGGCTATTCAGTTTCAGGTTCGGATTTAGTTAAAAACAATGAAACTAAAAAATTAGAGAAATTAGGTGCAATTATCTTTAGTTCTCAAATTAAACAAAATATTAAATTTATAACTTCAAAATTTAACAACAAATTGATTAATTTTGTTGTAAGCACAGCAATCAAGCCTGAAAATGAAGAATTATCATATTGTAGAAAAAAAAATTTTTCAGTAAAACATCGTTCAGAGATTCTTGCAATGTTAATGCAGTCTTATACTTCATTAGCTGTTGCAGGAAGCCATGGAAAAACATCAACAAGTACATTTCTTTCCACACTGCTTGAGTTATGCACGCATAGTTCTTCTTCAATAACTGGGGGAATAATTCCTATTTACAATTCTAATTGTCACTTAGAAGATACAAAATTCTTAGTAGCTGAAGTTGATGAGTCTGATGGCACAATAAGTCAATATAAATCCAATATTGGAATAATTAATAACATTGATTTTGATCATTGTGATCATTTCTCTAATTTAGGGGAAGTGATATCTTCTTTTAATAATTTCGCTAAAAATTCTAAAAAATTATTAATTAATTTTGATTGTGAAATTACGCGGAATAATTTTTATTCTGAAAATAAGTGGTCGAACACTACTCCAATCAACGTTGCTTATGCTTTAATTCCGACTGAAATTAATATAAGTCATACGATTGGAAAATATTACGAAAATGGAAATTTCATAAGTACCATAAATATTCCAGTTCCAGGGTTACACAATTTATCTAATATCACTGCTGCAATAGCAGCTTCAAGAATGATAGGTATAGATTTTTTAAAAATTAAGGAAAATATAAAATACCTTAAACTGCCAAAAAAAAGATTTGAATTCAGAGGACAAATCGATGAAAGAAATTTATATGATGATTATGCTCATCATCCAAATGAAATAAAAGAGACGATTAAATTAGGAAGATTATTTATTAAGCCAAAAAATAATAATAAACTTCATAAAAGTAGATTAATCGCAATATTTCAACCTCATAGATACTCACGAGCAAAGCAATTTAGTAAAGAATTCGCTGAAGAATTATCAAAAGCAGATATTATTTATGTAACTAGTATTTATGGAGCAGGAGAAATAAACGAAGATAATATTACTTCGAAAATTATCACTGATCTGATTTATAGAAAAAACAAAAATGTAAGTTTCATAAATAATTATTATGAAATTACAAAGAATTTTTACGAATTAACTCAAAAAGGCGATTTGATTTTGAATATGGGAGCTGGGGATTGTCATAATTTCTGGTCAATTTTAAATGAAAAGAACAATACTTAA